In one Yarrowia lipolytica chromosome 1A, complete sequence genomic region, the following are encoded:
- a CDS encoding uncharacterized protein (Compare to YALI0A00264g, similar to Saccharomyces cerevisiae ILS1 (YBL076C); ancestral locus Anc_7.398, similar to uniprot|P09436 Saccharomyces cerevisiae YBL076c ILS1 isoleucyl-tRNA synthetase), with protein MNFSKEEEAVLKFWEEIDAFQTSLKLNADKPHFTFYDGPPFATGTPHYGHILASTIKDIVPRYAHMTGHHVERRFGWDTHGLPVEHEIDKKLDIKGKEDVMKFGLANYNEECRAIVMRYAGEWRKTIGRLGRWIDFDNDYKTLQTSFMESVWWVFQELYKKDAVYRGHRVMPYSTALCTPIANFEAAQNYKEVLDPAVVVAFPLVDEPEVKLLAWTTTPWTLPSNLALAVNPNFDYIKIKDGKTGDVYILLESLLSTLYKNPKKADFSVLEKGIKGSSLKGKRYQPLFPYFAADFEDSEDARKLKLTPGFQVICADYVTDSSGTGIVHQSPAFGEDDYLAATDAGIISDKRYPPNPVDDAGKFTPAVSDWEGVYVKDADRSIIKKIKEMGRLVVDGQVRHSYPFCWRSDTPLLYRTVPSWFVRIKEMIPQMLENIDKTNWVPSNIKDGRFGNWIKNARDWNISRNRYWGTPIPLWVSDDYEEVVCVGSVAELEELSGVKNIDDIHRHHIDDITIPSKMGKGVLRRVEEVFDCWFESGSMPYASRHYPFDPESKEVMEKGFPADFISEGIDQTRGWFYTLTVLGNYLFGVSPFKNVIVSGLVLAADGKKMSKRLKNYPDPTEVLDKFGADALRLYLINSPVLRADTLKFQEEGVREVVSKVLLPWWNSYKFWEGQVSLVNKLYGTEFKYNPALKSDNVMDRWILASLQSLVGHIHAMMKEYKLYAVVPRLLHLIDDLTNWYIRLNRSRLKGDNGEEDAVKALNTLFEAEYTLVRAMAPFTPFLSETIYQKIKPYIEFDSSVADSRSVHFLPYPQVREELFDEDIELAVKRVQSIIEQGRVIRDKKNVPLKTPLKSLVIIHTDPAYLKHVRDLEKYIVEELNVRQVVITDDEAAHKVVYKAQADWPVLGKKLKKDIARVKKGLPQLSSEEVFNYLKTNKCTVDGIELVEGDLTISRTIDDCGAGFEVSSDQDVLCLLDTNVYDEYKGEATVREVLNRVQKLRKTLGLEVTDDVHIEYTVVKDSADLNLEKAIENNSDLLTKTLRRPLRKEGEHEAHKGEYIGEEKQEIKDAELLLKLFKLKI; from the coding sequence atttctccaaggaggaagaagcgGTGCTCAAGTTCTGGGAGGAGATTGATGCCTTCCAGACGTCACTCAAGCTCAATGCTGACAAGCCCCATTTCACCTTCTACGATGGGCCTCCGTTTGCCACTGGCACTCCGCACTATGGCCACATTTTGGCGTCGaccatcaaggacattgtGCCACGATATGCCCATATGACTGGGCATCATGTGGAGCGACGGTTTGGCTGGGACACGCATGGGCTTCCTGTGGAACACGAGAttgacaagaagctggatatcaagggcaaggaAGACGTGATGAAGTTTGGTCTGGCCAACTACAACGAGGAGTGTCGAGCCATTGTGATGCGATATGCTGGGGAGTGGCGCAAGACGATTGGTCGGCTGGGTCGATGGatcgactttgacaacGACTACAAGACGCTGCAGACGTCGTTCATGGAGTCGGTTTGGTGGGTGTTTCAGGAGctgtacaagaaggacgcTGTCTACCGGGGCCATCGAGTCATGCCCTACTCCACCGCTCTGTGCACGCCCATTGCCAACTTTGAGGCTGCTCAGAACTacaaggaggtgctggaTCCCGCGGTGGTCGTCGCCTTCCCTCTGGTGGATGAGCCCGAGGTCAAGTTGCTGGCCTGGACCACCACTCCCTGGACTCTTCCTTCGAACCTGGCTCTTGCCGTGAACCCCAACTTTGACTACatcaagatcaaggacgGCAAGACCGGCGACGTGTACATTTTGCTGGAGTCGTTGCTGTCCACTCTGTACAAGaaccccaagaaggccgactTTTCCGTGTTGGAAAAGGGCATTAAGGGCTCTTCTCTCAAGGGCAAGCGATACCAGCCTCTATTCCCCTACTTTGCCGCGGACTTTGAAGACTCGGAGGACGCCCGAAAGCTCAAGTTGACCCCGGGCTTCCAGGTCATTTGTGCCGATTACGTCACCGACTCCTCCGGTACCGGAATCGTCCACCAGTCTCCCGCGTTCGGAGAGGACGATTATCTGGCCGCTACCGACGCAGGCATCATTTCCGACAAGCGGTACCCCCCCAATCCCGTCGACGACGCCGGCAAATTCACCCCCGCGGTCTCCGACTGGGAGGGAGTCTATGTCAAGGACGCCGACCGGTCCATCATCAAGAaaatcaaggagatgggCCGACTGGTGGTCGACGGCCAGGTGCGTCATTCGTACCCCTTCTGCTGGCGATCGGACACTCCTCTGCTCTACCGAACCGTGCCTTCGTGGTTCGTGCgaatcaaggagatgatcCCTCAGATGCTGGAAAACatcgacaagaccaactGGGTGCCCTCCAACATCAAGGATGGCCGATTTGGCAACTGGATCAAAAACGCCCGAGACTGGAACATTTCCCGAAACCGATACTGGGGTACCCCCATCCCCCTGTGGGTCTCCGACGATTACGAGGAGGTGGTTTGCGTGGGATCCGTGgccgagctcgaggagctgtctGGAGTCAAGAACATCGACGACATCCACCGGCACCACATTGACGACATCACCATCCCCTCCAAGATGGGCAAGGGCGTGCTTCGACgagtggaggaggtctTTGACTGCTGGTTCGAGTCCGGCTCCATGCCCTACGCCTCCAGACACTACCCCTTTGACcccgagtccaaggaggtgatggagaaggGCTTCCCCGCCGACTTCATTTCCGAGGGAATCGACCAGACCCGAGGCTGGTTCTACACTCTCACGGTGCTCGGAAACTACTTGTTTGGCGTGTCGCCGTTCAAGAACGTGATTGTCTCCGGCCTGGTTCTTGCTGCCGACGGCAAAAAGATGTCAAAGCGACTCAAAAACTACCCTGACCCTACCGAGGTGCTCGACAAGTTTGGAGCCGACGCTCTGCGGCTGTATCTCATCAACTCGCCGGTTCTGCGAGCCGACACCCTCAAGttccaggaggagggcgTTCGAGAGGTGGTGTCCAAGGTTCTGCTGCCGTGGTGGAACTCGTACAAGTTCTGGGAGGGCCAGGTGTCTCTGGTCAATAAGCTGTACGGTACCGagttcaagtacaaccCTGCGCTCAAATCCGACAATGTCATGGACCGGTGGATTCTTGCGTCTCTGCAGTCGCTGGTGGGCCACATTCACGCCATGATGAAGGAGTACAAGCTGTACGCCGTGGTTCCTCGACTGCTCCACCTCATTGACGATCTCACCAACTGGTACATTCGTCTGAACCGATCCCGTCTCAAGGGAGACAACGGAGAGGAGGACGCCgtcaaggctctcaacACTCTGTTTGAGGCCGAGTACACCCTGGTTCGAGCCATGGCTCCCTTCACCCCCTTCCTGTCTGAGACCATCTACCAGAAGATCAAGCCTTACATTGAGTTTGATTCTTCCGTGGCGGATTCTCGATCGGTCCACTTCCTGCCCTACCCCCAGGTTCGAGAggagctgtttgacgaGGACATTGAGCTTGCTGTGAAGCGGGTCCAGTCCATCATTGAACAGGGCCGAGTCATTcgagacaagaagaacgtGCCTCTCAAGACCCCTCTCAAGTCGCTGGTCATCATCCACACTGACCCTGCCTACCTCAAACACGTGCGAGACCTCGAAAAGTACATtgtcgaggagctcaacgTGCGACAGGTGGTCatcaccgacgacgaggctGCCCACAAGGTGGTGTACAAGGCCCAGGCTGACTGGCCCGTTCTCggcaagaagctcaagaaggacattgcCCGAGTTAAGAAGGGTCTTCCCCAGCTGTCTTCCGAGGAGGTTTTCAACTacctcaagaccaacaagtGCACTGTCGACGGCAttgagctggtggagggCGATCTGACCATTTCGCGAACCATTGACGACTGTGGTGCCGGGTTCGAGGTCTCCTCCGACCAGGACGTGCTCTGTCTGCTCGACACCAACGTCTACGACGAGTACAAGGGCGAGGCCACTGTTCGAGAGGTGCTCAACCGAGTCCAGAAACTGCGAAAGACCCTGGGACTCGAGGTCACCGACGATGTCCACATTGAGTACACTGTTGTGAAGGACTCTGCTGATCTCAATCTGGAAAAGGCCATTGAGAACAACTCGGATCTGCTCACCAAGACTCTTCGACGACCTCTCCGAAAGGAGGGCGAGCACGAGGCCCACAAGGGCGAGTACATTggcgaggagaagcaggagaTTAAGGAcgccgagctgctgctcaagctaTTCAAGCTCAAGATCTAG
- a CDS encoding uncharacterized protein (Truncated form of YALI0A00212g, no similarity), with translation MKLPTEIVAQICASLDLESLLQLSYTNARLRAVASNLFQQKIQASWPWITDCSDWYQEGIKIVLARRRMREKSPMSEELPVVQVARHLIHVNEPVPEEAILLGPETKYMDDDHDLYFRTASLTRINPRNMANPLSYHDPLCMDVDDFLQLTGTKNAHGKTIVTHTFMGRYWIFAYDEGGGVLEAPKLAAIDNWIYCYFQTREDGYTVIKHHCITDGVKDVPDYLVSLAKSEYGSTYDLDFFFSRENVFVIDKLVFGNEDDFKPVYFRLLNMETGATVPLCFVDKSDTHVVEYEAFVDYMRYLWLDGPFFYIYSGADEMIIVVDVKEGWVKYLVLTTEISHESHLSRLTHGLLWLYDNLVVDVKRHTVHYLPDNSRCNTAGLYNGQVHWWRFPKADKLVKKQELEIGEGVSVL, from the coding sequence ATGAAACTGCCCACGGAGATTGTCGCCCAGATATGCGCGTCGCTCGACCTTGAGTCCCTGCTCCAGCTCAGTTACACAAACGCCAGACTGCGGGCAGTGGCCTCAAATCTATTCCAACAAAAGATCCAAGCGAGCTGGCCCTGGATCACGGACTGCTCCGACTGGTACCAAGAAGGTATCAAAATCGTGCTGGCGAGAAGACGAATGCGTGAGAAGAGCCCCATGAGCGAAGAACTGCCTGTGGTGCAGGTTGCCAGACACCTGATCCATGTGAACGAGCCTGTGCCTGAGGAAGCGATTCTGTTGGGTCCGGAAACCAAGTACATGGACGACGACCACGATCTGTATTTCCGCACCGCTTCTCTGACCCGAATCAACCCCCGCAACATGGCCAATCCGCTGTCATACCACGATCCTCTGTGCATGGATGTGGACGACTTTCTGCAGCTGACAGGCACCAAGAACGCACACGGAAAGACGATAGTGACACACACATTTATGGGGAGATATTGGATATTTGCATACGACGAGGGAGGAGGGGTGCTCGAGGCCCCAAAGCTCGCTGCTATTGATAACTGGATATACTGCTACTTTCAGACCCGCGAAGACGGTTACACGGTTATCAAGCACCATTGCATCACTGATGGCGTCAAAGATGTCCCTGACTATCTTGTATCGCTTGCAAAATCGGAATACGGGTCCACTTACGACCTTGACTTTTTCTTTTCGCGCGAAAACGTCTTTGTGATCGATAAACTGGTTTTCGGAAATGAGGACGACTTCAAGCCTGTCTACTTTCGGCTTTTGAATATGGAAACAGGCGCCACGGTACCCCTTTGTTTTGTGGACAAGTCGGATACCCATGTGGTGGAGTATGAGGCGTTTGTGGACTACATGCGGTACTTGTGGCTGGATGGGCCGTTCTTTTACATCTACTCGGGTGCCGACGAGATGATTATTGTGGTGGATGTGAAAGAGGGGTGGGTCAAGTATTTGGTGCTGACAACAGAGATATCCCATGAGTCGCACTTGAGTAGGTTGACTCATGGCTTGTTGTGGCTGTACGACAATCTTGTGGTCGATGTCAAGAGGCACACGGTTCATTATTTGCCCGATAACAGCAGGTGCAACACTGCAGGGTTGTATAATGGGCAAGTTCATTGGTGGAGGTTTCCGAAAGCCGACAAGTTGGTGAAGAAGCAGGAATTGGAGATTGGAGAGGGGGTGTCTGTGTTATAG
- a CDS encoding uncharacterized protein (Truncated form of YALI0A00176g, weakly similar to uniprot|P08640 Saccharomyces cerevisiae YIR019c STA1 extracellular alpha-1 4-glucan glucosidase), with protein sequence MPDSAELKQLVSDASATLASIESQLSGTLAKRDEKADLAVNVATLLEQLKAIAALVETVEDKSAELQADLDNLNAQIAELEAWLDENAPEVTSTETEAPVETASETASETDAPASETDAPAETVSETGTPVETASETDSPSVTKLLPSLKLLPSLKPLPYRRSCH encoded by the coding sequence ATGCCCGACTCTGCTGAActcaagcagcttgtcAGTGATGCCTCTGCTACCCTGGCTAGCATTGAGAGCCAACTTTCTGGCACCCTGGCTAAGCGAGACGAAAAGGCCGATCTGGCGGTTAACGTAGCTACCCTTCTGGAACAGCTCAAGGCAATTGCTGCTCTTGTTGAGACCGTGGAGGACAAGTCCGCCGAGCTGCAGGCTGATCTGGACAATCTCAATGCTCAGATTGCTGAGCTGGAAGCTTGGCTGGATGAGAATGCCCCCGAGGTCACCTCTACTGAGACTGAGGCTCCTGTTGAGACTGCTTCGGAGACGGCTTCTGAGACTGACGCTCCTGCTTCTGAGACTGACGCTCCTGCTGAGACTGTTTCTGAGACTGGCACTCCCGTTGAGACTGCTTCTGAGACTGACTCTCCTTCCGTCACGAAGCTCCTTCCGTCACTGAAGCTCCTTCCGTCACTGAAGCCCCTTCCGTACCGACGCTCCTGTCACTGA
- a CDS encoding uncharacterized protein (Compare to YALI0A00198g, similar to YALI-IPF6987.1 Yarrowia lipolytica YALI0C21912g Unknown function) has product MLNNEEDTQQQLTHTLLPALMANWFSMILRHGVMLSGLTVTIYRLQNQHLSPGEQGRRVMELVACLAAGILPLWTPPKISAAQLHLFQVSPYIFTAAILLASTLLLGVCQCWLLSVHPAAFVLVLLLNSFLVNEIKWSEAFFASNWLPESQYYETIEKSKQLTILSTLISSGLVALFKTAWFYLVLFAAVLYVSYMMAFVVDARLENQTKYKQMLEESEDFAPLQEWNDDHSSGVYAVIRERNWAAWGVYYFFQYL; this is encoded by the coding sequence ATGTTAAATAACGAAGAGGACACGCAACAGCAATTGACTCACACCCTTCTACCCGCCCTAATGGCCAACTGGTTCAGCATGATTCTACGACATGGAGTGATGCTATCTGGACTCACAGTGACAATTTACCGTCTTCAAAACCAGCATCTGAGTCCTGGAGAGCAGGGAAGAAGGGTGATGGAGCTGGTGGCATGTCTGGCAGCCGGAATCCTGCCTCTGTGGACACCCCCCAAGATTTCCGCTGCCCAATTGCATCTCTTTCAGGTCTCTCCTTACATATTTACAGCAGCCATTCTTCTGGCGTCTACATTACTACTGGGTGTCTGTCAGTGTTGGCTACTGTCGGTACATCCTGCGGCTTTTGTGCTGGTTCTACTTCTCAACTCGTTTCTCGTCAACGAAATCAAGTGGTCCGAGGCGTTTTTTGCTTCCAATTGGCTGCCTGAGTCCCAGTACTATGAGACGATCGAAAAGAGCAAACAGCTAACCATTTTATCGACCCTCATCTCTTCTGGTCTCGTGGCGCTTTTCAAAACAGCTTGGTTCTATCTTGTTCTTTTTGCAGCGGTTCTGTACGTCTCTTACATGATGGCGTTTGTAGTGGATGCCCGACTAGAGAACCAaaccaagtacaagcagatgctggaggagagcgAGGATTTCGCACCGCTGCAGGAGTGGAATGACGACCATTCGAGCGGGGTATACGCGGTAATCAGGGAGAGAAACTGGGCCGCCTGGGGTGTCTACTACTTCTTCCAATACCTATAA